The Gammaproteobacteria bacterium genome has a segment encoding these proteins:
- a CDS encoding glutamate-5-semialdehyde dehydrogenase, with translation MTAISRKAEAPLAETMRDLGQRSRAAARSLARATSAQKDRALSAAAAAIRGGRDEILAANARDMESARARNLSKAMLDRLLLDAARVEGMARSVDEVIALPDPVGQVMAEWSRPNGLVIQRVRVPLGVIGIIYESRPNVTADAGALCLKSGNAVILRGGSESFHSSAAIHGCLQRGLREAGLPEDAIQMVPTTDREAVGYLLSSMQEFVDVIVPRGGRSLIERVLQEARVPVIGHLEGICHTYVHRSAGVAMARSVTLNAKMRRTGICGATETLLIDRDCLDTHYQPIADALVAAGCELRGDATICARDPRAKPATEEDWRTEYLDAIISVRAVAGVEEAIEHITRYGSGHTECIVAEDAAVVERFFRDLDSAILLHNASTQFADGGEFGMGAEIGIATGRIHARGPVGAEQLTSFKYLVRGQGQARP, from the coding sequence ATGACCGCGATCAGCCGCAAAGCCGAGGCGCCCCTGGCCGAGACCATGCGTGATCTCGGCCAGCGTTCGCGCGCTGCGGCGCGTTCTCTCGCGCGAGCCACTTCCGCGCAGAAGGACCGGGCACTCAGCGCCGCTGCCGCGGCCATCCGGGGCGGACGGGACGAGATCCTCGCGGCGAATGCGCGGGACATGGAGTCCGCACGCGCGCGTAACCTGTCGAAGGCGATGCTCGACCGGTTGCTGCTCGATGCCGCCCGTGTGGAGGGCATGGCACGCAGTGTCGACGAGGTGATCGCGCTGCCCGACCCGGTGGGCCAGGTGATGGCCGAGTGGTCGCGGCCGAACGGGCTCGTGATCCAGCGCGTGCGCGTGCCGCTCGGCGTGATCGGGATCATCTACGAGAGTCGCCCGAACGTGACGGCCGACGCCGGCGCGCTGTGCCTGAAGTCCGGCAATGCCGTGATTCTGCGGGGCGGCTCGGAGAGCTTTCATTCGAGCGCCGCGATCCATGGCTGCCTGCAACGGGGCCTGCGCGAGGCGGGACTCCCCGAGGATGCGATCCAGATGGTGCCGACGACCGATCGCGAAGCGGTCGGCTACCTGCTCTCCAGCATGCAGGAGTTCGTGGACGTCATCGTCCCGCGCGGCGGGCGCAGCCTGATCGAGCGTGTGCTGCAAGAGGCGCGCGTGCCCGTGATCGGCCATCTCGAGGGCATCTGCCACACCTACGTGCACCGCTCCGCCGGCGTGGCAATGGCAAGGAGCGTGACGCTCAATGCCAAGATGCGCCGCACCGGCATCTGCGGCGCGACGGAGACGCTGCTGATCGACCGGGACTGCCTCGACACTCACTACCAGCCGATCGCCGATGCGCTGGTCGCCGCCGGCTGCGAGTTGCGCGGCGACGCCACGATCTGCGCGCGCGATCCGCGCGCAAAGCCCGCCACCGAGGAGGACTGGCGCACGGAGTACCTCGACGCGATCATCTCGGTGCGGGCGGTCGCCGGCGTGGAGGAGGCGATCGAGCACATCACGCGTTACGGCTCGGGGCACACCGAGTGCATCGTCGCCGAGGACGCGGCCGTGGTGGAGCGGTTTTTCCGCGATCTCGACAGCGCGATCCTGCTGCATAACGCATCCACGCAGTTTGCCGACGGCGGGGAGTTCGGCATGGGTGCTGAAATCGGGATCGCCACCGGGCGTATCCACGCGCGCGGGCCGGTCGGCGCTGAGCAGCTGACGAGTTTCAAGTATCTTGTGCGCGGCCAGGGCCAGGCCCGGCCCTGA
- a CDS encoding CusA/CzcA family heavy metal efflux RND transporter: protein MVERVIEFCARNRFIVFLLVFSLATGGLWAMRQTPIDAIPDLSDTQVIVYTTWMGRSPDLVEDQITYPIVTALLSAPNVTVVRGFSDFGYSYVYVLFKDGTDIYWARSRVLEYLNQLAGRLPQGVTPQLGPDATGVGWVFQYALVDETGEQDLASLRSFQDWYLRYWLRSVEGVAEVASVGGFVRQYQINLDPTRLAAYGLNVAEIIEKVRMSNMDVGGRVVEFSGAEYMIRGRGYIRSVSDIEMIAVGVNDNGTPVLLRDVAWVTLGPDMRRGLVDLDGRGEVVGGIVVMRFGEDAQKVIERIKAKLEEVKPSLPQGVRVVITYDRSDLISGSVRTANESLIEELIVVSVLIIGFLLHIRSALIPIITLPLAILIAFIPMYWLGVGMNIMSIGGIIVAIGDMVDAAIIMVDNAHKRLAEWERDGRPGDRIQVLIDSAKEVGPAIFVSLLVIAVAFMPVFTLEAQEGRLFTPLALTKNLAIAISALLAVTLIPALLIPLMRGRIRSEEAHPVTRLLQQLYARPLRFALEHRFAVVGLALVLTATVIPGLQRLGSEFMPPLYEGTLLYMPVTQPGLSVTEAGKLLQEMDLRLKAFPEVERVFGKAGRAETSTDSAPFSMMEVVVELKDKAAWREGVTYQGLIDEMDQALRFPGVANAWTMPIKARTDMLTTGVRTPVGIKIFGPDLTTIESIGKEIEMAVGEVPGTRSVFAEKVAGGFFLDFVIKREEIARYGLTVMDVGRIIESAIGGESIDTTIEGRERYPINLRYLRELRDDPDELERVLVTTPTGAQVPMGQLADLELVSGPAMIRDEGGMLAGYVYVDMTGRDLGGYVEDLKRAVSDKVTLPAGYTIAWSGQYEFMERVAKRLRIFIPLTLAIIFVLFYFTFQSIAQTLMVMLGVPLSLVGGVWLMVFLGYNMSIAAWVGIIALAGVAAETSAVMLAYLDEACKRRRAAGGLRSLQDLLNTVHRGAVERVRPMTMAGSANILGLLPVMWATGTGADVMKRLAAPMVGGVLSAMLLTLFVIPSVYVIWRWQVDIRHAGSQPV from the coding sequence GTGGTTGAGCGCGTCATCGAGTTCTGCGCGCGGAACCGCTTCATCGTGTTCCTGCTGGTATTCTCGCTCGCCACGGGTGGACTGTGGGCGATGCGCCAGACGCCCATCGATGCCATCCCGGATCTCTCCGACACGCAGGTGATCGTCTATACCACGTGGATGGGTCGCTCGCCGGACCTCGTGGAGGACCAGATCACCTATCCGATCGTCACGGCACTGCTGTCGGCGCCGAACGTGACCGTGGTGCGAGGCTTCTCGGATTTCGGCTACTCCTACGTCTACGTGCTGTTCAAGGACGGCACCGACATCTACTGGGCACGCTCGCGCGTGCTCGAATACCTGAATCAGCTTGCGGGGCGTCTCCCGCAGGGCGTCACGCCACAACTGGGCCCGGACGCCACCGGCGTCGGATGGGTATTCCAGTACGCCCTCGTCGACGAGACCGGCGAGCAGGATCTCGCCTCGCTGCGCTCGTTCCAGGACTGGTACCTGCGCTACTGGCTGCGCAGTGTCGAGGGCGTGGCTGAGGTGGCGAGCGTCGGCGGCTTCGTGCGCCAGTACCAGATCAATCTCGATCCGACGCGGCTCGCTGCCTATGGCCTGAACGTCGCGGAGATCATCGAAAAGGTACGCATGAGCAACATGGACGTCGGCGGCCGGGTCGTCGAGTTCTCCGGCGCCGAGTACATGATCCGCGGGCGCGGCTACATCAGGTCGGTTTCCGACATCGAGATGATAGCCGTGGGAGTCAACGACAATGGCACGCCTGTCCTTCTGCGGGACGTGGCCTGGGTGACGCTCGGCCCCGATATGCGCCGTGGTCTCGTGGATCTCGACGGGCGCGGCGAGGTAGTCGGCGGCATCGTCGTCATGCGGTTCGGCGAGGACGCGCAGAAAGTCATCGAGCGGATCAAGGCGAAACTGGAGGAGGTCAAGCCGTCGCTGCCGCAGGGTGTGCGCGTCGTCATCACCTACGATCGCAGCGACCTCATCAGCGGGTCCGTCCGCACTGCCAACGAGAGCCTGATCGAGGAACTGATCGTGGTCAGCGTGCTCATCATCGGGTTTCTGCTGCACATCCGCTCAGCCCTGATCCCGATCATCACGCTGCCGCTGGCAATCCTGATCGCCTTCATCCCGATGTACTGGCTCGGGGTGGGCATGAACATCATGTCCATCGGCGGCATCATCGTCGCCATCGGTGACATGGTCGATGCCGCCATCATCATGGTGGACAACGCGCACAAGCGGCTGGCCGAGTGGGAGCGTGACGGCCGCCCCGGGGACCGCATCCAGGTGCTGATCGACTCGGCGAAGGAAGTCGGGCCGGCTATATTCGTCTCGCTGCTGGTGATCGCCGTGGCTTTCATGCCGGTATTCACGCTGGAGGCGCAGGAGGGCCGATTGTTCACGCCGCTGGCGCTGACGAAGAACCTCGCGATCGCCATAAGCGCGCTGCTGGCCGTCACCCTGATTCCGGCATTACTGATCCCGCTGATGCGTGGGCGCATCCGCTCCGAGGAGGCGCACCCCGTCACCCGGCTCCTGCAGCAACTTTACGCCAGGCCGCTTCGATTCGCGCTCGAGCACCGTTTCGCGGTCGTCGGCCTGGCGCTAGTCCTCACAGCGACCGTCATTCCGGGCCTTCAGCGTCTGGGCTCGGAATTCATGCCGCCCCTTTACGAAGGCACGCTGCTCTACATGCCTGTCACCCAGCCGGGACTGTCGGTCACCGAGGCGGGCAAGCTGCTGCAGGAGATGGATCTCAGGCTGAAGGCTTTCCCAGAGGTGGAGCGGGTATTCGGCAAGGCCGGGCGCGCCGAGACTTCGACGGATTCCGCGCCGTTCTCGATGATGGAAGTGGTGGTCGAGCTGAAGGACAAGGCTGCGTGGCGAGAAGGCGTGACTTATCAGGGCCTGATCGACGAGATGGACCAGGCCCTGCGGTTTCCCGGTGTCGCCAACGCCTGGACCATGCCGATCAAGGCGCGCACCGACATGCTCACTACGGGAGTTCGCACCCCCGTCGGCATCAAGATCTTCGGACCTGATCTGACGACCATCGAGTCGATCGGCAAGGAAATCGAGATGGCGGTGGGCGAGGTGCCGGGTACTCGCAGCGTTTTCGCCGAGAAGGTGGCCGGTGGATTCTTCCTGGATTTCGTCATCAAGCGCGAAGAGATTGCGCGTTACGGGCTCACCGTCATGGATGTCGGCCGAATCATCGAATCGGCCATCGGTGGCGAGAGCATCGACACCACGATCGAGGGCCGCGAGCGTTACCCGATCAACCTGCGTTACCTGCGCGAGCTGCGCGACGATCCCGATGAGCTGGAGCGTGTGCTGGTGACGACACCGACTGGCGCGCAGGTGCCGATGGGGCAGCTCGCCGATCTCGAGCTGGTCAGCGGGCCGGCCATGATCCGTGACGAGGGCGGGATGCTTGCCGGTTACGTGTACGTGGACATGACCGGCCGCGACCTCGGTGGGTACGTCGAGGACCTGAAACGTGCCGTGAGCGACAAGGTGACGTTGCCGGCCGGCTACACGATTGCCTGGTCGGGGCAGTACGAGTTCATGGAGCGCGTCGCCAAGCGACTGCGGATATTCATTCCCCTGACGCTGGCGATCATCTTCGTGTTGTTCTATTTCACGTTCCAGTCGATCGCGCAGACCCTCATGGTCATGCTCGGCGTGCCGCTGTCGCTCGTTGGCGGTGTCTGGCTGATGGTGTTCCTGGGCTACAACATGAGCATCGCGGCGTGGGTGGGCATCATCGCGCTGGCCGGCGTGGCCGCCGAGACCAGTGCCGTCATGCTGGCCTATCTCGACGAGGCGTGTAAGCGTCGCAGAGCGGCAGGCGGATTGCGCTCGTTGCAGGACCTGCTGAATACGGTTCACCGGGGTGCGGTCGAACGCGTGCGCCCGATGACCATGGCCGGATCGGCCAACATCCTCGGCCTGCTGCCGGTGATGTGGGCCACCGGCACCGGGGCTGACGTCATGAAACGGCTGGCAGCTCCCATGGTGGGCGGCGTATTGTCCGCCATGCTGCTGACCTTGTTCGTCATACCGTCGGTGTACGTCATTTGGCGCTGGCAGGTGGATATCCGGCATGCTGGTTCGCAGCCAGTCTGA
- the ilvN gene encoding acetolactate synthase small subunit: protein MRHIISILLQNEAGALTRVASLFSTRGFNIESLSVAPTEDARFSRLTLVTIGSEQVIDQINKQLLKLVDVVSMADMTRGDHIERELLLLKVRVPDAAWDRVGDLVRREGARVLDDSRATFTVELTSTCGRIDEFVEKMATISSILSVVRSGPMAIGRGTQALAVPIAS from the coding sequence ATGCGTCACATCATTTCGATTCTTTTGCAGAACGAGGCCGGGGCCCTGACCCGCGTCGCCTCGCTGTTCTCGACGCGCGGCTTCAACATCGAGTCGCTCAGCGTTGCGCCCACCGAGGATGCGCGCTTCTCGCGCCTCACGCTGGTCACCATCGGCTCGGAGCAGGTGATCGACCAGATCAACAAGCAGCTCCTCAAGCTCGTCGATGTGGTGAGCATGGCGGATATGACGCGCGGTGATCATATCGAGCGGGAGTTGCTGCTGCTCAAGGTGCGGGTGCCGGATGCCGCCTGGGACAGGGTCGGCGATCTCGTCCGGCGCGAGGGGGCGCGTGTGCTCGACGACTCCCGCGCCACTTTCACCGTGGAACTCACCAGTACCTGCGGGCGCATCGACGAGTTCGTCGAGAAGATGGCGACGATCAGTTCGATCCTGAGCGTGGTTCGCAGCGGCCCGATGGCGATCGGGCGCGGCACGCAGGCCCTTGCCGTGCCGATCGCATCCTGA
- a CDS encoding efflux RND transporter periplasmic adaptor subunit, whose protein sequence is MTPHPASRVPRLLSLSLRILLLALFFGVLSGCQSRDRPGSTAAQGPDDGMTPAEMAQMSGPAAPGSGDIDIAPERLQSVGVRFEKAARRPMIRELRTVGRVAIDERRLARVNVKIEGWIEQLYVNTTGEQVTRGEPLFSLYSPELVATEQEYLLALRSAQTLGNSAVPEVAEGARSLLAATRRRLELWNIADRHIRELEQSGKVQRTLPIHAPLDGTVIEKMAVAGMRVMPGEDLYVIADLSRVWVLADIYEYELPLVRVGQQANITVSYDPAASMTGHLTFIYPTLQSETRTARARFEFENPGGRLKPEMYVNVALSVPLGERLMVPKDAVLESGARSVIFLRQDGGRLAWREVKTGIRAGDQIEILEGLAEGEEIITSANFLIDSESQVKGAMAGMAGMDMPAGNEARPPEEPGMDMTGGEKPQEDMKDMPGMTEPAP, encoded by the coding sequence ATGACACCGCATCCTGCGTCCCGGGTGCCGCGCCTGTTGTCCCTGTCATTGCGGATCCTTCTGCTGGCGCTGTTTTTCGGTGTGCTGAGCGGATGCCAGAGCCGTGATCGGCCCGGATCGACAGCAGCGCAGGGACCGGACGATGGCATGACGCCGGCGGAGATGGCGCAGATGTCAGGTCCGGCGGCGCCGGGCAGTGGTGATATCGACATTGCGCCGGAACGCTTGCAGTCGGTTGGCGTCAGGTTCGAGAAAGCTGCACGCCGGCCGATGATTCGCGAACTCCGCACCGTCGGCAGGGTGGCCATCGATGAGCGGCGCCTGGCCCGCGTCAACGTCAAGATCGAGGGCTGGATCGAGCAGCTCTACGTCAACACGACGGGAGAGCAGGTGACCCGGGGGGAACCGCTGTTCAGCCTCTACAGCCCCGAGCTCGTTGCGACCGAGCAGGAATACCTGCTGGCCCTGCGCAGCGCGCAGACCCTCGGCAACAGCGCAGTGCCTGAAGTGGCGGAAGGGGCGCGCTCGCTGCTCGCGGCGACGCGCCGTCGGCTGGAGCTCTGGAACATCGCGGACCGCCACATCCGCGAGCTGGAGCAATCGGGGAAGGTGCAGAGAACGCTGCCGATCCATGCCCCGCTCGACGGCACCGTCATCGAGAAGATGGCGGTAGCCGGGATGCGGGTGATGCCGGGCGAGGATCTCTATGTCATCGCGGATCTGAGTCGTGTCTGGGTGTTGGCGGACATCTACGAATACGAGCTGCCCCTCGTTCGCGTGGGTCAGCAGGCGAACATCACCGTATCTTACGATCCCGCGGCGTCGATGACCGGCCACCTGACCTTCATCTATCCGACGTTACAGAGCGAGACGCGCACCGCGCGTGCGCGCTTCGAGTTCGAAAACCCAGGGGGCAGACTCAAGCCGGAAATGTACGTCAATGTGGCGTTGAGCGTTCCCCTCGGCGAACGCCTGATGGTCCCGAAGGACGCCGTCCTCGAGTCCGGGGCGCGTAGTGTGATCTTTTTACGGCAGGACGGTGGCAGGCTTGCTTGGCGGGAGGTGAAGACAGGCATAAGAGCAGGTGACCAGATCGAGATTCTGGAGGGACTCGCCGAAGGCGAAGAGATCATCACTTCGGCGAATTTCCTCATCGACTCCGAGAGCCAGGTGAAGGGCGCCATGGCCGGCATGGCCGGGATGGACATGCCGGCGGGAAACGAGGCACGGCCGCCAGAAGAACCCGGCATGGACATGACCGGCGGCGAGAAGCCGCAGGAGGACATGAAGGACATGCCCGGCATGACGGAGCCAGCGCCATGA
- a CDS encoding exo-alpha-sialidase has translation MGRAVALLASLSVAAVLFGGCARDPGPDITADLVEMPSPAGPGSSAPHLALTPAGAVVMSWLEASADGAVHELRFSTLGPDGWSSPGVVARGTDFFVNWADYPSVSPITANDWAAHWLVKQPGGIYSYDVAIAISRDAGANWSAPLTPHDDGTPTEHGFATLFRWDDALGAIWLDGRKTKKDAAGESMAPDPGGMTVRYARIGFDGKILAGGEIDDLVCDCCATDVAVVAAGPVVTYRNRTREEIRDIAVARYADGAWQPPVILGDDQWYLPGCPVNGSTIAARGERVVVAWFSASKRQPRVQLAWSADGGASFSAPVLVDQGTVSGRVDVVLLADDVAVVSWTAKLADGSGEIRMRRIPASGEPGPVRTVTKGDVSRNAGFPQMVATAERLVFAWTVPGEPSRVTTATLAID, from the coding sequence ATGGGTCGCGCCGTTGCGTTGCTTGCGTCGCTCAGTGTCGCTGCGGTTCTCTTCGGGGGCTGCGCCCGCGACCCAGGCCCGGACATCACCGCCGACCTCGTCGAAATGCCTTCACCGGCTGGGCCCGGCAGCAGCGCGCCACATCTGGCGCTGACGCCGGCCGGTGCCGTCGTCATGAGCTGGCTCGAGGCGTCGGCCGATGGTGCCGTCCACGAATTGCGGTTCTCGACGCTCGGCCCCGACGGCTGGTCGTCGCCGGGAGTCGTGGCGCGCGGCACTGATTTTTTCGTCAACTGGGCGGACTACCCGTCGGTGAGCCCGATCACGGCGAACGACTGGGCGGCGCACTGGCTGGTGAAGCAGCCGGGCGGAATCTATTCCTACGACGTGGCGATCGCGATCTCACGCGATGCGGGGGCAAACTGGAGCGCTCCGCTGACCCCGCATGACGACGGCACGCCCACCGAGCACGGCTTCGCCACGCTGTTTCGCTGGGACGATGCGCTCGGCGCGATCTGGCTCGACGGTCGCAAAACAAAGAAGGATGCAGCCGGCGAGTCCATGGCGCCGGACCCGGGCGGCATGACGGTGCGCTATGCGCGCATCGGTTTCGATGGAAAGATCCTCGCCGGCGGCGAGATCGACGACCTCGTCTGCGACTGCTGCGCCACCGATGTCGCGGTGGTGGCGGCCGGCCCGGTGGTCACCTACCGCAATCGCACCCGCGAAGAGATTCGCGACATCGCAGTGGCACGCTACGCCGATGGCGCCTGGCAGCCTCCGGTGATTCTCGGCGATGACCAATGGTACCTGCCGGGCTGCCCGGTCAACGGGTCGACCATTGCCGCCCGTGGCGAGCGTGTGGTCGTGGCCTGGTTCTCGGCCTCGAAGCGCCAGCCGCGCGTGCAGCTCGCCTGGTCGGCCGATGGTGGCGCGAGCTTCTCCGCGCCGGTCCTCGTGGACCAGGGGACCGTCAGCGGCCGGGTGGACGTCGTGCTGCTTGCCGATGACGTCGCGGTCGTGAGCTGGACCGCCAAGCTCGCCGACGGCTCGGGCGAGATACGCATGCGGCGCATCCCGGCCAGCGGCGAACCGGGCCCGGTACGGACCGTGACGAAAGGCGACGTTTCGCGCAATGCCGGGTTCCCGCAGATGGTCGCAACGGCCGAGCGGCTGGTCTTTGCCTGGACGGTGCCGGGCGAGCCATCACGGGTCACGACCGCCACACTCGCCATCGACTGA
- the ilvB gene encoding biosynthetic-type acetolactate synthase large subunit yields the protein MTTAPQTVATDPHPLAGKRMTGAEMVVQVLADEGVEAIFGYSGGAILPTYDAVFRYNDERRDEAGREPLPIIVPANEQGAGFMAAGYARASGRVGVVLVTSGPGATNTVTPVRDCMADSTPIVVLCGQVPTGMIGTDAFQEAPVSAIMGSVAKHVLLVTDPYKLEATIRTAFEIARTGRPGPVVVDLPKDIQNWTGEFQGSGLLPIPGYWQRIQAMRDTSLTASDCKGFFGLLRESKRPLIYAGGGVINGNASEALRRFAHRFGIPVTTTLMGIGATDTTDPLALRMLGMHGAAFANYAVDDCDFLIAVGARFDDRVAAVPEKFAPKARRLAHFDIDPAEIGKVKRADWHHVGELARDLETLTTYGERHHQGPDFGEWQREVAELKRQFAYNYDRASPLIQPYYLIEEINRHTRGEAIITTGVGQHQMWAAQYFDFRQPRLWLTSGSMGTMGFGLPAAIGAQFAHPDRLVIDVDGDASLRMNVGELETVTTYDLPIKIVVLNNYGDGMVKQWQKLFYKGRLSASDKTLRRKDFVKAAQADGFGFARRLDRKADVPRVVQEFLEYPGPAFLEVIIDPDAGVYPMVGPGMAYDQMITGDFIPSRSKPEAPGAPSGNSMF from the coding sequence ATGACAACCGCGCCCCAGACCGTGGCGACCGACCCGCATCCCCTCGCCGGCAAGCGCATGACGGGTGCGGAGATGGTCGTGCAGGTGCTGGCGGACGAGGGCGTCGAAGCCATCTTCGGCTACAGCGGCGGGGCGATTCTGCCCACCTACGACGCCGTGTTCCGCTACAACGACGAGCGCCGCGACGAAGCCGGGCGCGAACCGCTGCCGATCATCGTGCCGGCCAACGAGCAGGGTGCGGGCTTCATGGCCGCGGGCTACGCCCGCGCCAGCGGCCGCGTCGGCGTGGTGCTGGTCACCTCGGGCCCGGGCGCGACCAACACCGTCACGCCGGTACGCGACTGCATGGCCGATTCCACGCCGATCGTGGTGCTCTGTGGTCAGGTGCCGACCGGCATGATCGGCACCGACGCATTCCAGGAGGCGCCCGTCTCCGCGATCATGGGCTCGGTTGCCAAGCACGTGCTGCTCGTCACCGACCCGTACAAGCTCGAGGCGACGATCCGCACCGCCTTCGAAATCGCGCGCACCGGGCGGCCGGGCCCGGTGGTCGTGGATCTGCCGAAGGACATCCAGAACTGGACCGGAGAATTCCAGGGCAGTGGCCTGCTGCCCATACCGGGTTACTGGCAGCGGATCCAGGCGATGCGCGACACCTCGCTCACCGCGAGCGACTGCAAGGGTTTCTTCGGTCTGCTGCGCGAGTCGAAGCGCCCGCTGATCTATGCCGGCGGCGGGGTCATCAACGGCAACGCCAGCGAGGCGCTGCGCCGCTTCGCCCACCGTTTCGGTATCCCGGTGACCACGACGCTGATGGGCATCGGCGCCACCGACACCACCGACCCGCTGGCGCTGCGCATGCTCGGCATGCACGGCGCCGCCTTCGCCAACTACGCGGTCGATGATTGCGACTTCCTGATTGCGGTCGGTGCCCGCTTCGACGACCGGGTCGCCGCGGTGCCGGAAAAGTTCGCGCCGAAAGCGCGCCGCCTCGCCCACTTCGACATCGACCCGGCAGAGATCGGCAAGGTCAAGCGTGCGGACTGGCACCATGTGGGTGAACTCGCGCGTGATCTCGAAACGCTCACCACCTACGGCGAACGCCATCACCAGGGGCCGGACTTCGGTGAGTGGCAGCGAGAGGTTGCCGAACTCAAGCGGCAGTTCGCCTACAACTACGACCGCGCCAGCCCGCTGATCCAGCCCTATTACCTGATCGAGGAGATCAACCGCCACACGCGCGGTGAGGCCATCATCACCACCGGTGTCGGCCAGCACCAGATGTGGGCGGCGCAGTACTTCGACTTCCGCCAGCCACGACTGTGGCTCACCTCCGGCAGCATGGGCACCATGGGCTTCGGGCTGCCCGCTGCGATCGGCGCGCAGTTCGCGCACCCAGACCGGCTCGTCATCGACGTCGACGGCGACGCCAGCCTGCGCATGAATGTCGGCGAGCTCGAGACCGTCACCACCTACGATCTGCCGATCAAGATTGTCGTGCTCAATAACTACGGCGACGGCATGGTCAAGCAGTGGCAGAAGCTCTTTTACAAGGGCCGGCTCTCGGCCAGTGACAAGACCCTGCGCCGGAAAGACTTCGTGAAGGCCGCGCAGGCCGATGGCTTCGGCTTTGCGCGTCGCCTCGACCGCAAGGCCGACGTGCCGCGTGTGGTGCAGGAGTTCCTGGAGTATCCGGGCCCCGCCTTCCTCGAAGTCATCATCGACCCGGATGCCGGCGTCTACCCGATGGTCGGTCCGGGCATGGCCTACGACCAGATGATCACGGGCGACTTCATCCCGAGCCGCTCGAAACCGGAAGCACCGGGCGCACCGAGCGGGAACTCGATGTTCTGA
- the proB gene encoding glutamate 5-kinase codes for MKKTRARSRKERSRLREAARVVVKIGSSLLVEKSSGRLHRKWLASLAGEVARMRRRGQQVVLVSSGAIALGRRYLGLKPEQRKLEELQAAAAAGQIILAHAYQELLDRHEIKVAQVLLTPEDTESRRRYLNARNTLQTLLELGVVPVINENDTVATAEIRYGDNDRLGARVAEMVSADCLVLLSDVSGLYDADPTKNATATLISEVREITPQIESLAGVSGTEFGSGGMITKVIAARMALAAGCATVIASGKRLRPLAAIESGKPCTWFIAARTPLAARKKWIAGTLKPRGELTIDAGAVKALLGGRSLLPVGVVAVAGNFERGDAVTVISGDGRDLARGLVAYGSAEARRIQGRRSEDIESLLGYRGRDEIIHRDNLVLVNG; via the coding sequence ATGAAAAAGACGCGTGCGCGAAGCCGCAAGGAGCGCTCCCGGCTGCGCGAGGCCGCTCGCGTGGTCGTCAAGATCGGGTCGTCGCTGCTGGTGGAAAAGAGCTCCGGCCGCCTGCACCGCAAGTGGCTTGCCTCGCTGGCCGGCGAGGTGGCGCGCATGCGCCGGCGTGGCCAGCAGGTCGTGCTCGTCTCCTCCGGTGCGATCGCGCTCGGGCGTCGTTATCTCGGGCTGAAGCCCGAGCAGCGCAAGCTCGAGGAGCTGCAGGCAGCGGCCGCTGCAGGCCAGATCATCCTCGCCCACGCTTATCAGGAACTGCTCGACCGCCACGAGATCAAGGTCGCGCAGGTGCTGCTCACGCCCGAGGACACCGAGAGCCGCCGCCGCTACCTCAACGCGCGAAACACGCTGCAAACGCTGCTCGAGCTCGGCGTGGTGCCGGTCATCAACGAGAACGACACCGTCGCGACCGCGGAGATCCGCTACGGCGACAACGACCGGCTCGGTGCGCGTGTGGCCGAGATGGTCAGCGCCGACTGCCTGGTGCTGTTGTCCGACGTGAGCGGACTCTACGACGCCGACCCCACGAAGAATGCCACAGCGACGCTGATCTCCGAAGTGCGCGAGATCACGCCGCAGATCGAATCGCTGGCCGGGGTGTCGGGCACGGAATTCGGGTCCGGCGGCATGATCACCAAGGTGATTGCCGCCCGCATGGCGCTCGCCGCAGGGTGCGCCACGGTGATCGCGAGCGGCAAGCGCCTGCGTCCTCTCGCCGCGATCGAGTCGGGCAAGCCCTGCACCTGGTTCATCGCTGCGCGTACGCCGCTCGCGGCGCGCAAGAAGTGGATCGCCGGCACCCTGAAGCCGCGCGGCGAGCTGACCATCGACGCCGGCGCTGTGAAAGCGCTGCTCGGCGGCCGCAGCCTGCTTCCCGTCGGCGTGGTGGCAGTGGCGGGTAATTTCGAGAGGGGCGATGCCGTCACCGTGATCAGCGGCGATGGCCGCGACCTCGCGCGCGGCCTGGTCGCCTACGGCAGCGCGGAGGCGCGCCGCATCCAGGGGCGGCGCAGCGAGGACATCGAATCGCTGCTCGGTTATCGTGGCCGAGACGAGATCATTCATCGCGATAACCTCGTATTGGTGAACGGGTGA